gcatatattgtttcgtttttttttttttttttaaaaagagcctataggccgcggttagtgcattaaccgcggcatataactGGATCTTCtgccgcggttgaaccgcggcatataggggacaattttttttttttagaaaaaggagttaggcagcggttccttggacaaccgcggcatatttgccaacttatataccgcggttgtaaccgcggcctaaagtctctgacttactaccgcggctgcatatgccgcggttcataaaccgcgacctatagtgaaaaaaaaccgcggtaaaagcccctcgctgcactagtgtctTCAGAAAGGAAACCAAAATCTGAACCAATCACTTAGTTAAAAGTAATATAGTCACTAGTTTAAAAACAgagattttcttatttttaaatatgttaatttatgAAAGAATTAAACTActtgtttttaaagaaaatggttaaatatgtttttgatctcttaactttaagtgaaaattgtaattagtcctttttaaaattttggtctaatttagttcccaaactttagaaatgtattaatttaatccttttaactaaattttattaggtttatttgatgtttcatgatagcatttaGGTTGTTTACACTCTTTGATCCAATTTTGCTTTAATGTTATctgagaaacgcgtttaaaacatcaaataaagttagcaaaatttggttaaaaagactaaattcatcTATTTCTTTCTAGAGTTGAGGGACTAAATTagacaaaaattttaaaaagggaCTAACGAAAAACCTATTTAacctaaagaaaacaaatagttTCACCCAAAATTCATTATTAGTGCTAGTGAAGTGAATGATTGAAGGCATATTTAGTGGTTTAGTGTTCACAAAGGGTGAACATTGTTACGTTGTTATGCAGCTAACCATGGAAAGTGACAGCGGCTGTCTCTCTCTCTCCGATGATATAAATCAACACCACTACTTCCAATATCTTTGTCTTGTTTGTGTGCAGAGTGAAAATTAAGAGTGGGTGAGATGATCTCCTCACCAACCAATCTGAGAACAGGAGAGGAGAAGAAACTGgaaatagagaaagagaaagaggtggTGGATACTGAATGGGATGAGAACAGGAAAATTCAGTCATGGAAAGAGCAAATAACAGTAAGAGGATTAGTGGTGAGCTTGGTGATTGGAATCATGTACAGCATAATAGCCATGAAGCTGAATCTCTCAGCTGGAATAGTTCCTAACTTCAATATCTCTGCTGCTCTCCTTGCATACTTGTTTATCACATGCTGGAACAAAGTTCTCCACAAGGCTGGTTTTGTGTCCAAACCCTTCACCCGTCAAGAAAACACCATAATACAGACTTGTGCTGTCTCATGCTACAGCATTGCCGTTCACGGTACATGTTAATTACTTTCAAAGCATCAGATCCATCCATACATGTAAATTTGCACATGTTTTACCCTATACAAGTATGTGTAATTGGTGTTGCAGGAGGATTTGCTTCTTATCTTTTGGGATTAAACACAAAGACATATGAGTTGACTGGAGTGGGGACTGAGGGTAACAATCCAAACACTGTCAGAGATCCTGGATTTGGCTGGATGACTGCCTTCCTCTTTGTGGTTTGCTTTGTTGGCCTCTTTATCTTGATTCCACTCAGAAAGGTACCATCCTCCTAATACCACACTTTCATACCACTCAAATCCTATCTATATATTGTCACATGTGCACAACACTTggatttctttcttccttctacAGTGTCATGTTAAACAAAAGTGCATAAAGTCAATCACTAAACAGAGTTCAGTCTATTTTGGAAACACTTCTTTTGTATGAAGGAAATAGTCAGAAACTACCTCACTTAGCAGAAAATATGGATAGTAAAAGAGAACatcagaaaattaattaattatccgAGAAATCTTAGTGTTAGTAATCATCATAATGACTGACATTTATTTCTTCTTGAGCAGATCATGATAGTTGACCTCAAATTGACGTTTCCCAGTGGCTTGGCAACAGCTGTTCTCATTAATGGTTTCCATAGACAAGGGGACAAAATGGCCAAGTACACATCCTATTTCTTTagtcatcaatttttttttaattgttagtaagtaaattttaaatttaaattaattttataaaacttgtttataaaataatttctactcatttatatattataaaattttcttatcatcataaaatagaatttaatccaaagttataattttaaaccTAAATCAGTGttacaaaattgataaaatttaatatatcatttatatattataaaattgttttaggTCTAAgttataagaattttttataatgttataagaaaacttcttaatatattataaatttgtttgctGAATTTCCTATTTTGCTACTGTTTAACACTTATAATTGGAGTTATAACAGCCTTTCGGATTGAGGTAGTCATAAGATATCATCCACTCATACTTTTTCGGGTAGAGATGATCAATATATGGTTGGCGTTAAGAGAAATTCACTCTACTCTACCTGGGTGAATTATTATGTAGATGCCCGTCCAAAGATTAAACGTAAATTTTCAACTGTGACAAACAGCTAAAAAAATGCCTGCGAAAATGATAAAGCTCTAATATAGAGAATGATTGAGATGACTTCGATGTATTGCAGGAAGCAAGTTAGCGGGTTCTTGAAGTATTTTTCAGTGAGTTTCTTGTGGGGTTTTTTCAAGTGGTTTTTTCAAGGGACACAGGGCTGCGGATTCGCACAGTTTCCTACCTTTGGATTGCAAGCTTGGAAGCAAACGTATGATCTTAAGTTTAAGGAAGTAATATTGGTGGCGTGGCATTGTTGTTGCACGCGTTACTATTAATCTAATctagttttgtttgaatttacaGATTCTATTTCGATTTTAACTTGACATATGTGGGGGCAGGAATGATTTGCCCACACATGGTGAATCTGTCTCTGCTACTGGGAGCAGTTCTCTCCTTTGGAATGATATGGCCACTCATCGAACTGCGTAAGGGGCATTGGTTTCCTACCAATTTAGAAGAGAGTAACATGAAGGCGTTGTACGGCTACAAAGTCTTTCTAACAGTTTCTCTCATCCTGGGTGATGGCGTATACAACTTCGTCAAGATTCTAGTTTCCTCATTCCTCAGCGTACTTCAAAAAATTAAGAACCGTCAAAATGGTAAGAGAAGTTACCACTCTCACATTACTTTGTGTCActttaacaacaaaaaaataggaaaatatatatatatatatatatatatatatatatatatatatatatatatatatatatatatatattatggaaaAACCTGCTGGCCTAGTATCAAGAAAGAGGCCCAAAGCCTTGTGGCCCAAACACGCGTGAGCAAAAGTCTCACCAGAAACTTCGGATAGTCAAAAGTTAGGTGAGAAAACACTTCCGAGCCAACTATG
Above is a genomic segment from Vigna radiata var. radiata cultivar VC1973A chromosome 10, Vradiata_ver6, whole genome shotgun sequence containing:
- the LOC106776261 gene encoding metal-nicotianamine transporter YSL1; the protein is MISSPTNLRTGEEKKLEIEKEKEVVDTEWDENRKIQSWKEQITVRGLVVSLVIGIMYSIIAMKLNLSAGIVPNFNISAALLAYLFITCWNKVLHKAGFVSKPFTRQENTIIQTCAVSCYSIAVHGGFASYLLGLNTKTYELTGVGTEGNNPNTVRDPGFGWMTAFLFVVCFVGLFILIPLRKIMIVDLKLTFPSGLATAVLINGFHRQGDKMAKKQVSGFLKYFSVSFLWGFFKWFFQGTQGCGFAQFPTFGLQAWKQTFYFDFNLTYVGAGMICPHMVNLSLLLGAVLSFGMIWPLIELRKGHWFPTNLEESNMKALYGYKVFLTVSLILGDGVYNFVKILVSSFLSVLQKIKNRQNGGIDEEGNNNEEELKQKEVFLRDNISMWIGSGGYMVLSVVSVVVIPLMFPQLKWYYVVVAYILAPSLAFCNAYGTGLTDMNMAYNYGKVALFVVAAMSGRENGVVAGLVGCGLVKSVVSVACTLMQDFKTAYYTRSSPKAMFVGQLIGTALGCVIAPLSFFLFYKAFDVGNPYGEFKAPYALIYRNMAVLSVEGFSALPEHCLQMCYGFFGLAVVVNMVRDLFPKKIGQWMPLPMVMAIPFLVGAYFAIDMCLGSLVVYVWHKVNANRAEAMLPATASGLICGEGLWALPASILALAKIYPPICMKFFPS